In Morganella morganii, the following are encoded in one genomic region:
- the tdcB gene encoding bifunctional threonine ammonia-lyase/L-serine ammonia-lyase TdcB translates to MITYDLPVTIKDIIDAQKTIRGHVYKTGMPKSNYLSEKCNGTIHLKFENMQRTGSFKLRGAFNKLSSLTPEERAQGIVACSAGNHAQGVSLSCAMLGINGKVVMPTGAPKSKIAATSDYSAEVVLHGNNFNDTIAKAREIIEQEGRIFIPPYDDEKVIAGQGTIGLEILEDLYDVDNVIVPIGGGGLIAGVAVALKSINPTINVIGVQSENVHGMEASYRAGKITTHRDAGTVADGCDVSTPGSITYDIVKELVTDIILVTEEEIRESMIALIQRNKVVTEGAGALASAAILSGKLKKYIEHKKTVSIISGGNIDLTRISEIIGTHEK, encoded by the coding sequence ATGATTACATACGATCTGCCGGTAACCATTAAAGATATCATTGATGCACAAAAAACCATCAGAGGACATGTCTATAAAACGGGTATGCCGAAGTCCAATTATTTAAGTGAAAAGTGCAACGGCACAATCCACTTAAAATTTGAGAACATGCAGCGCACAGGTTCATTTAAACTCCGTGGTGCATTTAACAAGTTAAGTTCGCTGACACCAGAAGAAAGAGCACAGGGCATCGTTGCCTGCTCAGCCGGTAACCATGCTCAGGGCGTTTCTTTATCCTGCGCTATGTTAGGTATCAACGGCAAAGTTGTTATGCCTACCGGTGCACCAAAATCCAAAATTGCAGCAACCTCAGATTACTCTGCGGAAGTTGTTCTGCACGGTAATAACTTCAATGACACGATTGCTAAAGCAAGAGAGATCATTGAGCAGGAAGGCCGTATCTTTATCCCGCCATACGATGACGAAAAAGTGATCGCAGGCCAGGGGACTATCGGTCTGGAAATCCTTGAAGATCTGTATGACGTCGATAACGTTATCGTTCCAATCGGCGGCGGCGGTCTGATTGCCGGTGTTGCAGTTGCTCTGAAATCCATCAACCCGACTATTAATGTGATCGGTGTCCAATCTGAAAACGTTCATGGTATGGAAGCATCATATCGTGCTGGTAAAATCACGACCCATCGTGATGCCGGTACTGTGGCAGATGGTTGTGATGTTTCGACTCCGGGCAGTATCACGTATGACATCGTGAAAGAGCTGGTGACAGACATCATTCTGGTAACAGAAGAAGAAATCCGCGAAAGCATGATTGCGTTAATCCAGCGCAACAAAGTAGTGACCGAAGGTGCCGGTGCACTGGCGTCTGCTGCGATTCTTAGCGGGAAACTGAAAAAATATATCGAACACAAGAAGACAGTCAGCATCATTTCCGGCGGGAACATTGACCTGACTCGTATCTCTGAAATTATTGGTACCCACGAAAAATAA
- the tdcC gene encoding threonine/serine transporter TdcC encodes MSTDKTQIPAEYKSWRKSDTTWTLGLFGTAIGAGVLFFPIRAGYGGLIPILIMLVLAYPIAFLCHRALARLCLSGKNPSGDITETVEEHFGKGGGVVITFLYFFAICPLLWIYGVTITNTFMAFWEQQLGMMPLNRGVVALILLLAMAVIIYFGKDLMVRVMSYLVFPFIASLVLLSLALIPYWNTAVFESVNADSFQLFGHSGILVTVWLGISIMVFSFNFSPIVSSFVVSKREEYEAACGKDFTEQKVNKIISRAGLLMVGVVMFFAFSCLFALSPANMAEAKEMNVPVLTYLAYHFNNVGGANGTLATILVWAAPIIALVAIFKSFFGHYLGTLEGMNGLLLKFAFGGDKNKVSVGKLNLISMVFIMGSTWFIAYINPNILDLIEAMGAPIIASLLCLLPMYAVNRVPALSKYKGQASNYFVTIIGLLTIGNIVFKLFV; translated from the coding sequence ATGAGTACTGACAAAACCCAGATTCCGGCTGAGTATAAAAGCTGGCGTAAATCGGACACGACCTGGACACTCGGTCTGTTCGGTACTGCTATAGGTGCAGGGGTACTATTCTTCCCGATCCGTGCCGGTTACGGTGGCCTGATCCCGATTCTGATCATGCTGGTTCTGGCATATCCGATTGCGTTCTTATGTCACCGTGCATTAGCACGTTTATGTCTGTCAGGCAAAAATCCGTCAGGCGATATCACAGAAACTGTTGAAGAGCACTTTGGTAAAGGCGGTGGTGTTGTTATCACTTTCCTGTACTTCTTCGCAATCTGTCCGCTCCTGTGGATCTACGGCGTAACCATCACCAATACCTTTATGGCATTCTGGGAACAGCAGCTGGGCATGATGCCGCTGAACCGGGGTGTGGTTGCACTGATTCTGCTGTTAGCAATGGCTGTCATTATTTACTTCGGTAAAGATCTGATGGTCCGCGTCATGAGCTACCTGGTATTCCCGTTCATTGCCAGCCTGGTGCTGTTATCTCTGGCTCTGATCCCTTACTGGAACACAGCCGTATTTGAAAGCGTGAACGCAGACAGCTTCCAGCTGTTCGGTCACAGCGGTATCCTGGTAACAGTATGGCTGGGTATTTCCATCATGGTGTTCTCTTTCAACTTCTCACCAATCGTATCTTCTTTCGTGGTATCAAAACGTGAAGAATACGAAGCGGCGTGCGGTAAAGATTTCACCGAGCAAAAAGTGAACAAAATCATCTCCCGCGCAGGTTTACTGATGGTGGGTGTGGTTATGTTCTTCGCATTCAGCTGCCTGTTCGCGCTGTCTCCGGCTAACATGGCTGAAGCGAAAGAGATGAACGTTCCTGTTCTGACTTACCTGGCTTACCACTTCAACAACGTGGGCGGCGCTAACGGTACTCTGGCGACTATCCTGGTCTGGGCTGCACCAATCATTGCACTGGTTGCAATCTTCAAATCCTTCTTCGGTCACTACCTGGGTACTCTGGAAGGTATGAACGGTCTGTTACTGAAATTTGCGTTCGGTGGCGACAAAAACAAAGTCAGCGTTGGTAAACTGAACCTGATCTCTATGGTGTTCATCATGGGTTCTACCTGGTTCATCGCTTACATCAACCCGAACATCCTGGACCTGATTGAAGCAATGGGTGCACCAATCATCGCATCACTGCTGTGCTTACTGCCAATGTATGCTGTTAACCGCGTACCGGCTCTGAGCAAATACAAAGGTCAGGCATCTAACTACTTTGTTACCATCATCGGTCTGCTGACCATCGGTAACATCGTGTTCAAACTGTTCGTATAA
- a CDS encoding nitroreductase family protein — protein sequence MNVIDAVRQRRATKKFDPDFVIPLNEKKALLSLAMENAPSAFNLQHWRPLLVEDPAQRRNIRKVGWDQPQMTDASMLVILCGDVAAWSSRPREIWRDADPLVRDFMVNAVDNYYRGKPETQRDEIMRSAGIFAQTLMLLAKAQGYDSCPMDGFDFNAVAEVIDLPENYEICLMVAIGKSAGEPYPRIGKLPFDQLVSIDRFHPDMP from the coding sequence ATGAATGTTATTGATGCCGTGCGTCAGCGCAGAGCAACCAAGAAGTTTGATCCTGATTTTGTGATCCCGCTTAACGAGAAGAAAGCACTACTGTCACTGGCGATGGAAAATGCCCCGAGTGCCTTTAACCTTCAGCACTGGCGGCCGCTGCTGGTGGAGGATCCGGCACAACGCCGCAATATCCGCAAAGTGGGCTGGGATCAGCCGCAGATGACGGACGCCTCCATGCTGGTGATTTTATGCGGTGATGTGGCAGCCTGGAGTTCCCGTCCCCGTGAAATCTGGCGTGATGCCGACCCGCTGGTGCGGGATTTTATGGTCAATGCGGTTGATAACTACTATCGCGGTAAACCGGAAACCCAGCGTGATGAAATTATGCGCAGTGCCGGTATTTTTGCCCAGACGCTGATGCTGCTGGCAAAAGCGCAGGGCTATGACAGTTGTCCGATGGACGGATTTGATTTTAATGCGGTGGCTGAAGTCATTGATCTGCCGGAAAACTATGAAATCTGCCTGATGGTGGCGATTGGTAAATCCGCCGGTGAGCCTTATCCGCGTATCGGTAAACTGCCTTTTGATCAACTGGTCAGCATTGACCGTTTTCATCCTGATATGCCGTAA